In one Lolium rigidum isolate FL_2022 chromosome 3, APGP_CSIRO_Lrig_0.1, whole genome shotgun sequence genomic region, the following are encoded:
- the LOC124703618 gene encoding disease resistance protein RGA4-like, which produces MEAALLSGFIKVILPRLFSLIDEKYKLHKGVKSDIRFLVKELRMIVGAIDDDDDELSTASSTARLSIQDLRELAHGIEDCIDGLMYRATWEEQSSFFRRSVRAPKALKTGAQLAREMQRLRQMTREAHERKQRYLVGFPAAAGAGQSSSATQLVDESPSSPSDPRILDADLVGVDEPRAELLQQLADGEPRQLKVISIVGFCGLGKTALAAEVYNRETGSNRFEKHAWVYAALKSPREVLADMLWKLCSDARSCQGECVLQPSDVGQLCVELRQQLVRKRYIIVIDDIRTEDQWKTIKSALPADKDVSSRIVVTTTIQSVANACSSTNGYVHKMSRLDKICSEQLFAKKACPDKYSCYKQPDPAEVLKKCDGQPLALVTIGEFLQSKGWPTGPSCEDVCTQIGYHLENDKSFEKMRRVLIRNYTTLPGHALKACLLYFGMFPSDRPIRKKSLLRRWLAEGFVEPLPSPSTLDPIAAFDVLMDRNIIEPINVSNNDNVKTCQTYGMMREFILHMSISQNFVTLFCNDKAEPKYVRRLSLHHSSATDADRFNNVDLSLVRSLAIFGKASETVLDLSKYYLLRVLDLEKCDELKDEHLKDICNLLLLKYLSIGGGVTRIPRDIAKLKHLVSLDVRRTKVKILHVEVLQLPCLIHLFGKLKFPDRVKPKSEVHEFLSKGKSNLETLAGFVTDGSGGFLHLIGYMNKLSKVKIWCESLAGCTDRTDLKETIQQFIHDKKQANIGSRSLSLHFDKCCKDFLNPIKGPCYLTSLKLHGDLAALPQFVVSLRGLKELCLSSTKLTTDVLEALSNLSDLQYLKLIAHDLEKFIVRDQAFCRLLRLSLELQRPTFPTIEDGALPFLVTLQLLCKDLHGLSDVKIDCLKHLKEITLDPRVTSTTREKWEEAAKEHPNRPKILLFKSVDSYQTEPTDYFIVSDPAENATTESYIASQGSLQEPDIQTLLNQELGSSSMMRKQNNPVFNGMGLSEVSSHLR; this is translated from the exons ATGGAGGCTGCTCTTTTGAGCGGATTCATCAAGGTTATCCTGCCTAGGCTCTTCTCTCTGATTGACGAGAAATACAAGCTGCACAAGGGCGTCAAGAGCGACATCAGATTCCTCGTGAAGGAGCTCCGCATGATCGTCGGCGccatcgatgacgatgacgacgagctCTCGACAGCCTCGTCTACGGCGCGCCTGTCGATCCAAGATCTGCGCGAACTGGCTCACGGCATAGAGGACTGCATCGACGGCCTGATGTACCGCGCGACCTGGGAGGAGCAGTCATCCTTCTTCCGCCGAAGCGTCCGGGCCCCGAAGGCGCTCAAGACCGGCGCGCAGCTCGCTCGGGAGATGCAGCGGCTGAGGCAGATGACGAGGGAAGCGCACGAGCGGAAGCAGAGGTACTTGGTCggcttccccgccgccgccggggccggCCAGTCCTCCTCTGCTACCCAGCTGGTGGATGAATCGCCCTCCTCCCCTTCCGATCCGCGCATCCTTGACGCAGATCTGGTCGGCGTCGACGAGCCCCGGGCGGAGCTCCTGCAGCAGCTGGCCGATGGGGAGCCGAGGCAGCTCAAGGtgatctccatcgtcgggttttGCGGCCTGGGAAAGACCGCCCTCGCCGCGGAGGTGTACAACAGAGAAACCGGCAGCAACAGATTCGAGAAGCACGCGTGGGTTTATGCGGCGCTCAAGAGCCCCAGGGAGGTGCTGGCGGACATGCTCTGGAAACTTTGCTCCGACGCCCGTTCTTGCCAGGGGGAGTGTGTTCTGCAGCCCTCCGATGTCGGCCAGCTCTGCGTAGAACTCAGACAGCAGTTGGTGAGGAAGAG ATATATCATTGTAATTGATGACATTCGAACAGAAGATCAGTGGAAAACCATCAAATCAGCCTTACCAGCAGATAAGGATGTTAGCAGCAGAATTGTTGTGACGACGACTATTCAGTCAGTGGCTAATGCCTGCAGCTCTACTAATGGCTATGTGCACAAAATGAGCAGACTTGATAAGATATGCTCAGAACAATTGTTCGCCAAGAAAGCTTGCCCGGACAAGTATTCATGTTACAAGCAGCCTGATCCAGCAGAAGTTTTGAAGAAGTGTGATGGCCAACCACTTGCGCTGGTGACAATAGGTGAATTCTTGCAATCAAAGGGTTGGCCAACAGGACCTAGCTGTGAAGATGTCTGCACCCAGATAGGTTATCACCTGGAGAACGATAAGAGCTTCGAAAAAATGCGACGGGTGCTGATTCGTAACTACACCACTCTGCCTGGACATGCTCTCAAAGCCTGCTTGCTATATTTTGGTATGTTCCCGAGTGATCGTCCCATCAGGAAGAAAAGTCTTTTGAGAAGATGGTTAGCGGAGGGATTTGTAGAACCGCTACCTTCGCCTAGCACCCTGGATCCCATAGCTGCTTTTGATGTGCTCATGGATCGGAACATCATTGAGCCGATCAATGTGAGCAACAATGATAATGTGAAAACTTGCCAAACATATGGCATGATGCGTGAGTTCATTTTGCACATGTCCATATCTCAGAACTTCGTCACACTATTTTGCAATGACAAGGCAGAGCCCAAATATGTGCGTCGGCTTTCTCTCCATCATAGCTCTGCTACAGATGCTGATAGATTCAACAATGTCGATTTATCGCTTGTGCGGTCTCTAGCTATCTTCGGTAAGGCAAGTGAAACTGTATTGGACCTCAGCAAGTACTATCTTCTTAGAGTATTAGATCTTGAAAAATGTGATGAGTTGAAGGATGAGCATCTCAAAGACATATGCAACCTTCTGCTTCTGAAATATTTGAGCATTGGGGGTGGTGTTACCAGAATTCCAAGGGATATTGCAAAACTGAAACATTTGGTATCACTTGATGTAAGGAGAACAAAGGTAAAGATACTGCATGTAGAAGTCCTCCAGTTGCCGTGTTTAATTCACTTATTTGGGAAGCTTAAATTTCCAGATAGAGTCAAGCCAAAGAGTGaagtacatgagtttctctccaaAGGGAAAAGTAACCTAGAAACACTAGCAGGATTTGTTACCGATGGAAGTGGAGGGTTCCTGCATCTTATAGGTTACATGAATAAATTGAGTAAGGTAAAGATTTGGTGTGAGTCGCTGGCAGGTTGCACTGACCGAACGGATCTTAAGGAGACCATTCAGCAGTTTATTCACGACAAAAAACAGGCAAATATCGGTTCCCGATCTCTATCGCTTCATTTTGACAAATGCTGTAAAGACTTCCTGAATCCCATAAAAGGACCCTGCTATCTCACCTCTCTGAAATTACATGGCGACTTGGCTGCTTTGCCTCAGTTTGTTGTTTCACTTCGGGGTCTGAAGGAGTTATGCCTTTCGTCTACTAAATTGACAACGGATGTTCTTGAAGCTTTGAGTAATTTGAGCGACCTGCAGTACTTAAAACTAATTGCTCACGACCTTGAGAAGTTCATCGTAAGAGATCAGGCGTTCTGCAGGCTTCTACGCCTTTCTTTGGAGCTTCAGCGTCCAACTTTCCCAACAATAGAAGACGGGGCTTTACCCTTCCTTGTTACACTTCAGCTGCTCTGTAAAGATCTACATGGCCTTTCCGATGTCAAAATAGACTGTCTCAAACATCTTAAAGAGATCACGCTTGATCCTAGAGTCACTTCAACAACAAGAGAAAAATGGGAGGAGGCTGCTAAGGAGCATCCGAACAGGCCAAAAATTTTGCTGTTCAAATCTGTTGATTCATACCAAACTGAGCCGACAGACTATTTTATAGTGTCAGATCCAGCTGAAAATGCGACTACAGAAAGTTACATTGCATCGCAGGGATCACTTCAAGAACCTGATATTCAAACACTGCTGAACCAGGAACTGGGATCATCTTCTATGATGAGGAAACAGAACAATCCTGTTTTCAATGGTATGGGGCTTTCGGAGGTTTCTTCTCATTTAAGATGA